One Streptomyces sp. ML-6 genomic region harbors:
- a CDS encoding DUF262 domain-containing protein: protein MQISQILDKVDAGDIALPEFQRGYVWTRDQVRGFFQSLYRGYPIGGFLTWSTKAETADTRGGATGKDGTIQLLLDGQQRVTTLYGVTRGRPPRFFEGNPSTLTGLHFNLETESFEFYAPGKMKGNPHWIDVSALFQDGLGSQLLAVAQLAGQDAALQGKFIERLNRITQINDRAVHVDEVTGADKTIDVVVDIFNRVNSGGTKLSKGDLALAAICATWPAARPTMNEALDNWSEAGFDFKLDWLLRNVNAVLTGEAQFSKLADVDVALFRTGLKETVDSVSYLLNALGGRLGLDHGRVLNGRAAFPVMSRLLHHHGGRFPDAMTRDRLFHWYVHSFLWGRHTGATETALNQDLQALDDGGVDQLIDVLRRSRGGQLTVRPDDFVGSSMGSRFYPLLYLLTRVHGAQDFVSGVPLRDGMLGRLSALQVHHIFPKARLYEHGYSRAEVNAVANFCFLTQDTNLRIGAKNPAEYLEEVETLMPGALATQWIPMDRELWRIENYPDFQAARRALLADAANDFLQALHDGPSSVELQTSVALPAPRTSVPVTDSDDEEIPGLSALLSELAEADLAAPELDSEVSDPRTGAAITVAAAYWPQGLQGEVGVPVVLAPDTTPREQAALEAGDYRVFHSTDALRRFIDNARAEQAAV, encoded by the coding sequence ATGCAGATCTCTCAGATCCTGGACAAGGTCGACGCGGGCGACATCGCCCTGCCGGAGTTCCAGCGCGGCTATGTATGGACCCGCGACCAAGTACGCGGTTTCTTCCAGTCGTTGTACCGCGGCTACCCGATCGGCGGCTTCCTCACCTGGAGCACCAAGGCCGAGACGGCCGACACACGCGGCGGCGCGACCGGCAAGGACGGCACCATTCAGCTCCTGCTGGACGGCCAGCAGCGGGTGACCACCCTGTACGGCGTGACCCGCGGCCGGCCGCCCCGATTCTTCGAGGGCAATCCCTCGACGCTGACCGGGCTGCACTTCAATCTCGAAACGGAGTCCTTCGAGTTCTACGCGCCGGGGAAGATGAAGGGCAATCCCCACTGGATCGACGTATCGGCACTGTTCCAGGACGGTCTGGGCAGCCAACTGCTTGCCGTCGCACAACTCGCGGGGCAGGACGCGGCGTTGCAGGGGAAGTTCATCGAGCGGCTCAACCGGATCACACAGATCAATGACCGCGCCGTCCACGTCGACGAGGTCACCGGTGCGGACAAGACCATCGATGTCGTCGTGGACATCTTCAACCGCGTGAACTCGGGTGGGACCAAGCTCTCCAAGGGCGACCTGGCGCTGGCCGCCATCTGCGCGACCTGGCCGGCCGCGCGGCCCACCATGAACGAGGCGTTGGACAACTGGTCGGAGGCCGGGTTCGACTTCAAGCTCGACTGGCTGCTGCGCAACGTCAATGCCGTACTCACCGGCGAGGCACAGTTCTCGAAGCTCGCGGATGTCGATGTGGCACTGTTCCGCACCGGTCTGAAAGAGACCGTCGACTCCGTCTCGTACCTTCTGAACGCACTCGGCGGGCGTCTCGGGCTCGATCACGGACGGGTTCTGAACGGCAGGGCCGCGTTTCCGGTCATGAGCCGTCTGCTCCACCACCACGGTGGCCGGTTCCCGGATGCCATGACCCGCGACCGCCTCTTCCACTGGTACGTCCACAGTTTCCTGTGGGGCCGCCACACCGGAGCCACCGAGACCGCCCTCAACCAGGATCTGCAAGCGCTCGACGACGGTGGCGTCGACCAGCTGATCGACGTGCTGCGCCGCAGCCGGGGCGGTCAGCTCACGGTCCGGCCCGACGACTTCGTCGGCTCCAGCATGGGTTCCCGCTTCTACCCTCTTCTCTACCTGCTGACGCGGGTGCACGGGGCCCAGGACTTCGTCAGCGGCGTGCCCCTGCGGGACGGCATGCTGGGCCGTCTCAGCGCCCTCCAGGTGCACCACATCTTCCCCAAAGCGCGCCTGTACGAGCACGGGTACAGCCGCGCCGAAGTGAACGCCGTGGCCAACTTCTGCTTCCTGACCCAGGACACGAACCTGCGGATCGGGGCGAAGAACCCGGCGGAGTACCTGGAGGAGGTCGAGACCCTCATGCCGGGCGCGCTGGCGACGCAGTGGATCCCCATGGACCGGGAACTGTGGCGGATCGAGAACTACCCGGACTTCCAGGCTGCCCGCCGCGCGCTACTGGCCGATGCCGCCAACGACTTCCTCCAGGCGCTCCACGACGGCCCTTCGTCGGTGGAGCTCCAGACCTCGGTCGCTCTCCCCGCCCCGCGGACGTCCGTACCGGTGACCGACTCGGACGACGAGGAGATCCCGGGCCTGTCCGCTCTGCTGTCGGAGCTCGCTGAGGCGGACCTGGCGGCGCCGGAACTGGACAGCGAGGTGAGCGACCCCCGTACGGGAGCCGCCATCACCGTCGCCGCCGCCTACTGGCCCCAGGGCCTCCAAGGAGAGGTCGGCGTGCCCGTGGTCCTCGCCCCGGACACCACGCCCCGGGAGCAGGCCGCGCTGGAAGCCGGCGACTACCGCGTGTTCCACAGCACGGATGCCCTCCGCCGCTTCATCGACAACGCGCGCGCGGAACAGGCGGCGGTCTGA
- a CDS encoding class F sortase, whose protein sequence is MSRTPLPLRRAALPALVCLALVLTGCSSDTADGSGASTRSDAPERTGPKPEKTEPKKVEEAGKSGGSRSAAAAPVRISIPSLGIDSELMRLGLNRDGTVEVPPAEKGMTAGWYTGGAVPGEPGAAVVIGHNDTRFGKAVFHDLKKIDKGAEIAIHNDRGAELRFRVTGTETVSKKAFPTEKVYGPTNTRTLRLITCDGAFDDRGHPVDNLIVYANRS, encoded by the coding sequence ATGTCCCGTACGCCGCTCCCGCTCCGACGCGCCGCGCTTCCCGCGCTCGTCTGCCTCGCCCTCGTCCTCACCGGCTGTTCCTCGGACACCGCGGACGGCAGCGGCGCGAGCACCCGATCCGACGCCCCGGAACGGACCGGACCGAAGCCGGAGAAGACCGAGCCGAAAAAGGTCGAGGAAGCCGGAAAGTCCGGAGGTTCCCGTTCCGCGGCTGCCGCCCCCGTCCGCATCAGCATCCCCTCGCTCGGGATCGACAGCGAGCTGATGCGCCTCGGCCTCAACCGGGACGGCACCGTCGAGGTCCCGCCCGCCGAGAAGGGCATGACCGCCGGCTGGTACACGGGTGGCGCCGTTCCCGGCGAGCCCGGTGCCGCGGTCGTCATCGGGCACAACGACACCCGGTTCGGGAAGGCCGTCTTCCACGACCTGAAGAAGATCGACAAGGGCGCCGAGATCGCGATCCACAACGACCGGGGCGCCGAACTCCGCTTCAGGGTCACCGGCACCGAGACCGTCAGCAAGAAGGCGTTCCCGACCGAGAAGGTCTACGGCCCCACCAACACCCGCACCCTGCGCCTCATCACCTGCGACGGCGCCTTCGACGACCGGGGACACCCGGTGGACAACCTGATCGTGTACGCGAACCGGAGCTGA
- a CDS encoding HAMP domain-containing sensor histidine kinase, whose translation MRRRDRGRRDPAVRRDRQRARLPLRKSLFGRLLTVSALVAACSVVATAWIAVQTTSGAIKQEQGQNLTADARIYNTLLGYAASHPTWEGVEDTVRELARQSGRRIALTTEQRRPLADSVDSADRPSPPALPHRASAIVDPLSVDTALSRAVDRPGAAADRVDPRAVGPFLLPPAERTALRRAADRSVACLNGLGVAADVVRSPSGRPSIQIVGNAPDRAQDSRCASEELNEPTATEQKALDALNRLANACLERQGRTGIHLNPDLSWGGGYAAPRAVLVPSPAPSVRTGEDDRAAASCVGTARREQLSSYVASPALLFIGDEGGTTVPGFDLSPANTAKIAGAAALVLALTVGATVLAGSRLVRPLHALTGAAQRMRDGEDSVPVLVTDDNEIGRLAAAFNDMADHRTRLEAQRKDMVSDVAHELRTPLSNIRGWLEAAQDGLAEPDPAFISSLHTEAVQLQHIIDDLQDLAAADAGALRLHPEPVRVEDVLAQVVAAHQARAETAGVALSALSVQAEQAQSAADTPAPVLWADPVRLRQAIGNLVSNAVRHTPAGGRVTVRAYGSGASGDGTPPADMASANGTPTARASADGTGHGVVVVEVADTGSGISAENLPHVFDRFWRAEKSRSRRTGGSGLGLAIVRKLTEAHGGSVGAESVEGEGSVFTLRLPTGPTGPTNKASDRASEGMGRG comes from the coding sequence GTGCGTCGTCGTGACCGGGGGAGGCGCGACCCCGCCGTCCGTCGTGACCGGCAGCGGGCGCGACTGCCGCTGCGCAAGAGCCTGTTCGGCCGGTTGCTGACGGTGTCCGCGCTGGTGGCCGCCTGTTCGGTGGTCGCCACCGCCTGGATCGCCGTGCAGACCACCTCCGGTGCCATCAAGCAGGAGCAGGGCCAGAACCTCACCGCCGACGCCCGGATCTACAACACCCTGCTCGGGTACGCGGCGAGCCATCCCACATGGGAGGGTGTCGAGGACACCGTCCGCGAGCTGGCCCGCCAGTCGGGCCGCAGGATCGCGCTCACCACCGAGCAACGACGGCCCCTCGCCGACTCCGTCGACTCCGCCGACCGGCCGTCGCCGCCCGCACTGCCGCACCGGGCGTCGGCGATCGTGGACCCCCTATCCGTGGACACGGCCCTGTCCCGGGCCGTCGACCGGCCGGGTGCCGCGGCCGACCGGGTGGATCCGCGCGCGGTGGGCCCGTTCCTGCTGCCCCCGGCCGAACGCACGGCCCTGCGGCGGGCCGCCGACCGGAGCGTGGCGTGCCTGAACGGGCTCGGGGTCGCGGCGGACGTGGTCCGGAGCCCGAGCGGGCGCCCGAGCATCCAGATCGTGGGCAATGCCCCGGACCGGGCGCAGGACTCCCGGTGCGCGTCCGAGGAACTGAACGAGCCCACGGCCACCGAGCAAAAGGCCCTGGACGCGCTCAACCGGCTCGCCAACGCCTGCCTCGAACGTCAGGGCCGTACCGGCATCCACCTCAATCCGGACCTGTCCTGGGGCGGCGGGTACGCGGCCCCCAGGGCCGTCCTCGTCCCGTCGCCCGCGCCCAGCGTCCGGACCGGCGAGGACGACCGGGCCGCCGCCTCCTGCGTGGGTACGGCCCGCCGCGAGCAGCTCAGTTCCTACGTGGCCTCGCCCGCGCTGCTGTTCATCGGGGACGAGGGCGGCACGACCGTTCCCGGCTTCGACCTCTCCCCGGCGAACACGGCGAAGATCGCGGGCGCGGCGGCCCTCGTCCTGGCACTCACCGTCGGCGCCACGGTCCTCGCCGGCTCCCGGCTCGTACGGCCACTGCACGCGCTCACCGGTGCCGCGCAGCGGATGCGGGACGGCGAGGACTCCGTACCGGTGCTGGTCACCGACGACAACGAGATCGGCCGTCTCGCCGCCGCGTTCAACGACATGGCGGACCACCGCACGCGTCTGGAGGCCCAGCGCAAGGACATGGTCAGTGATGTCGCCCATGAGCTGCGCACGCCGCTGAGCAACATCCGGGGCTGGCTGGAGGCCGCGCAGGACGGGCTGGCGGAGCCCGATCCGGCGTTCATCTCCTCGCTCCACACCGAGGCCGTGCAGTTGCAGCACATCATCGACGACCTCCAGGACCTGGCCGCGGCCGATGCGGGCGCGCTGCGGCTGCACCCCGAACCGGTACGCGTCGAGGACGTCCTGGCGCAGGTGGTCGCGGCGCATCAGGCGCGGGCCGAGACGGCGGGGGTCGCGCTCTCGGCACTGTCCGTCCAAGCGGAACAAGCTCAGTCGGCGGCCGACACCCCCGCCCCCGTGCTGTGGGCCGACCCCGTACGGCTGCGTCAGGCCATCGGCAACCTGGTCTCCAACGCCGTGCGCCACACCCCGGCGGGCGGGCGCGTAACGGTACGCGCGTACGGCTCCGGGGCATCGGGGGACGGGACGCCACCGGCCGACATGGCGTCTGCGAACGGGACGCCAACGGCCAGGGCATCGGCGGACGGGACGGGGCACGGCGTCGTGGTCGTCGAGGTCGCCGACACGGGCAGCGGCATCTCGGCCGAGAACCTGCCGCACGTCTTCGACCGCTTCTGGCGCGCCGAGAAGTCGCGCAGCCGCCGTACCGGCGGCAGCGGGCTGGGGCTGGCGATCGTACGGAAGCTGACGGAGGCGCACGGGGGTTCGGTGGGCGCGGAGAGCGTCGAGGGCGAGGGCTCGGTGTTCACGCTCCGGCTGCCGACGGGCCCGACGGGTCCGACGAACAAGGCGTCGGACAGGGCGTCGGAGGGCATGGGCCGAGGCTGA
- a CDS encoding response regulator transcription factor gives MCAHVIVAEDDEKQAELVRRYLEHEGHTVGVVGDGLAALAEVRHREPDLLVLDVMMPRADGLDVVRVLRAEHREVPVLMLTARSTEDDLLLGLDLGADDYMTKPYSPRELMARVRTLLRRSRRGSAGAAEPVADRVLRVGTLAVDPDRHEVSVGDLAVECTPGEFRILAAMAAEPERVFTRQRLLEELHGFDRYVSFRTVDVHIMNLRKKIEPAPRRPARLLTVFGVGYKLTDPAKKASRASS, from the coding sequence GTGTGCGCACATGTCATAGTCGCCGAAGACGACGAGAAACAGGCCGAGCTCGTCCGCCGCTATCTGGAGCACGAGGGCCACACGGTCGGGGTCGTCGGTGACGGCCTCGCGGCCCTCGCCGAGGTCCGGCACCGGGAACCCGATCTGCTGGTGCTCGATGTGATGATGCCGCGGGCCGACGGCCTGGACGTGGTACGGGTGCTGCGCGCCGAGCACCGGGAGGTGCCGGTGCTGATGCTGACGGCCCGCAGCACCGAGGACGATCTGCTGCTGGGTCTGGACCTCGGCGCGGACGACTACATGACGAAGCCGTACAGCCCGCGCGAACTGATGGCCCGGGTGCGAACCCTGCTGCGCCGCAGCCGACGGGGTTCGGCGGGGGCCGCCGAACCCGTCGCGGACCGGGTGCTGCGGGTCGGCACGCTGGCGGTCGACCCCGACCGGCACGAGGTGTCGGTCGGGGATCTGGCCGTGGAGTGCACGCCCGGTGAGTTCCGGATCCTCGCCGCCATGGCGGCCGAGCCCGAGCGGGTCTTCACCCGGCAGCGGCTCCTGGAGGAACTGCACGGCTTCGACCGGTACGTCAGCTTCCGCACCGTCGACGTGCACATCATGAACCTGCGCAAGAAGATCGAACCCGCTCCTCGTCGGCCGGCCCGGCTGCTCACCGTCTTCGGGGTCGGCTACAAGCTGACGGACCCGGCGAAGAAGGCTTCGCGTGCGTCGTCGTGA